A DNA window from Fodinibius sp. Rm-B-1B1-1 contains the following coding sequences:
- a CDS encoding cold-shock protein has translation MAEREVGTVKWFHNGKGYGFITREEGEDIFVHFSEIEMEGYKKLEEGQEVEFTVAEGEKGLQAQEVIPL, from the coding sequence ATGGCAGAACGTGAAGTAGGAACTGTTAAATGGTTTCATAACGGCAAAGGTTATGGATTCATAACCAGAGAAGAAGGCGAAGACATTTTCGTGCATTTCAGTGAAATTGAAATGGAAGGCTATAAAAAATTAGAAGAAGGCCAAGAGGTGGAATTCACTGTTGCTGAAGGCGAAAAAGGCCTACAAGCGCAAGAGGTGATCCCACTCTAA
- a CDS encoding dodecin — protein sequence MENHTYKKIELTGTSDESFEVAIENAIQKASKTVDDMRWFEVIETRGSIENGHVAQWQAVIKVGFTLKE from the coding sequence ATGGAAAATCATACCTATAAAAAGATAGAGCTAACTGGTACTTCTGACGAATCTTTCGAAGTAGCTATAGAGAATGCAATACAAAAAGCTTCGAAAACAGTAGACGATATGCGTTGGTTCGAAGTTATCGAAACGCGCGGCAGTATCGAAAACGGACATGTTGCACAATGGCAGGCGGTAATAAAAGTGGGCTTTACCCTCAAAGAATGA
- a CDS encoding ATP-binding protein yields MYSLTGLKKLAFAKDLVQNRIEQINKTGIIVLHNVSFSLAAAGLLFLVAFFLNESISLSWFFASISMAFMLIPLLARKGYENTSKFLLLAYINISILILSSVFGKEMFIQAFYLPACGLAILLFDKEHQTLRNIGIGMAVACYLILDYVIFDRIFLTADEGVIIKWSILGAAFITTWMTFNKFSESKELAEEETKKLLKKTQSLNKELVEKKEQLEANVQELEEAKAKVEEGSKAKSEFLSTMSHEIRTPMNAIIGMTNLLVKDNPREDQLEQLEILDFSAKTLLSLINDVLDFSKIESGRIEFESVPFNLEHLLNGVLESFRFTAEKKDVSLYLDLDENIPKTIVGDPNRLTQILNNLVSNAVKFTEEGSVGLVVSLEEHKGEDLTIQLAIVDTGIGISEEKQEAIFDSFTQEKRETSRVFGGTGLGLTISKKLIELQGGVIDLNSEKGQGSTFWVTMPFKKEEATEEKSAHQTIDNNMSNSLSGATVMVVEDNAINQKVMIRFLEKWDIEVVLAENGVEAVQKMEENSAINMVLMDLQMPEMDGYEATRNIRQLKSKYKADVPIVALTAAALKEVKEKVFASGMNDYLTKPFNPPELQKKLEYYILDKQ; encoded by the coding sequence ATGTATTCACTTACAGGTTTAAAAAAACTCGCTTTTGCAAAAGATCTGGTTCAAAACAGAATAGAACAGATCAATAAAACAGGCATTATTGTGTTACACAATGTGTCGTTTTCGCTTGCTGCTGCTGGTCTTTTATTTCTGGTTGCCTTCTTCCTGAATGAATCCATTTCGCTGTCTTGGTTTTTTGCCAGTATTAGTATGGCCTTCATGCTGATTCCCCTGTTAGCGAGAAAGGGATATGAAAACACCTCCAAGTTTTTGCTCTTGGCCTATATTAATATCAGTATTTTGATATTGAGCTCGGTTTTTGGCAAAGAGATGTTCATCCAGGCTTTTTACCTTCCAGCTTGTGGACTGGCGATCCTGTTATTTGATAAAGAACACCAGACGTTGCGAAATATCGGCATTGGTATGGCTGTAGCTTGCTACCTGATTCTCGACTATGTGATTTTTGATCGGATCTTCCTGACGGCTGATGAAGGGGTAATTATAAAGTGGAGCATTTTGGGAGCGGCGTTTATCACAACGTGGATGACGTTCAACAAGTTTTCGGAATCGAAAGAGTTGGCCGAAGAAGAGACAAAGAAATTACTGAAAAAAACGCAGTCTCTGAATAAAGAACTTGTAGAAAAGAAAGAACAGCTCGAAGCTAATGTCCAAGAACTGGAAGAAGCAAAAGCGAAGGTTGAAGAGGGATCAAAAGCGAAGTCCGAGTTTTTATCCACGATGAGTCACGAAATTCGCACGCCAATGAATGCTATTATTGGGATGACGAATTTGCTCGTGAAAGATAACCCGCGAGAAGATCAATTAGAACAGCTCGAAATTTTAGATTTTTCTGCCAAAACGCTTCTTTCACTCATTAATGACGTTCTCGATTTCTCAAAAATAGAGTCGGGACGTATCGAGTTTGAGTCAGTACCATTTAACTTGGAGCATTTGCTAAATGGGGTATTAGAGAGCTTCCGGTTTACGGCAGAAAAGAAGGATGTGTCGTTGTACCTGGATTTGGATGAAAATATTCCGAAAACTATTGTAGGAGATCCCAATCGGTTAACTCAAATTTTGAATAATCTTGTTAGCAATGCGGTAAAATTTACCGAAGAGGGCAGTGTTGGGTTAGTCGTATCACTTGAGGAACATAAGGGAGAGGATCTTACCATTCAGCTTGCAATTGTTGATACGGGTATTGGAATATCAGAAGAAAAGCAGGAAGCAATTTTTGATAGTTTTACCCAGGAAAAACGTGAAACGTCACGGGTATTTGGTGGAACGGGATTAGGGCTGACCATCAGCAAAAAGCTTATAGAGCTGCAGGGGGGCGTTATAGATTTGAATAGTGAAAAGGGACAAGGTAGTACGTTTTGGGTGACTATGCCTTTTAAAAAAGAAGAAGCAACCGAAGAAAAAAGTGCACATCAGACTATTGATAACAATATGTCGAATTCACTAAGTGGTGCTACGGTAATGGTTGTTGAGGATAATGCCATAAATCAAAAAGTAATGATACGCTTTTTGGAAAAATGGGATATCGAAGTAGTCCTTGCTGAAAATGGTGTTGAGGCTGTTCAGAAAATGGAAGAGAATTCGGCTATCAATATGGTGCTAATGGATTTACAAATGCCGGAGATGGATGGCTACGAGGCTACGCGTAACATCCGACAGCTCAAAAGTAAATATAAGGCTGATGTGCCAATAGTAGCTCTCACGGCTGCAGCCTTAAAAGAGGTTAAAGAAAAAGTATTTGCTTCGGGTATGAACGACTATCTAACCAAGCCCTTTAATCCGCCAGAACTTCAGAAAAAGCTGGAGTATTACATTTTGGACAAGCAGTAG
- a CDS encoding SufE family protein, whose protein sequence is MADIHEVQQKIIDEFQALSDWTERYKHIIKQGRNLDPLDEEHKIEDNLVRGCQSQVWLHTYLEDGNVIFEADSDAAITKGLVALMVRFYSGQPPETIINTDPVFIKKIGMEQHLSPTRSNGLASMVKQMKIYAMAYKTKMKKKQAEA, encoded by the coding sequence ATGGCCGATATCCACGAAGTTCAGCAAAAAATTATTGATGAATTCCAAGCATTAAGTGATTGGACAGAGCGATATAAGCATATCATTAAGCAGGGCCGTAACCTTGATCCGTTGGATGAAGAGCATAAAATAGAGGATAATCTTGTTCGGGGTTGTCAATCTCAAGTATGGCTGCATACCTATTTGGAAGATGGAAACGTGATTTTTGAAGCGGACAGCGATGCGGCTATTACCAAAGGGTTAGTGGCGCTGATGGTTCGTTTTTATTCAGGGCAACCACCCGAAACGATCATCAATACCGATCCGGTTTTTATCAAAAAAATTGGCATGGAGCAACACTTGTCTCCAACTCGGTCAAATGGATTGGCTTCAATGGTTAAGCAGATGAAAATTTATGCGATGGCTTATAAGACAAAAATGAAAAAGAAACAAGCCGAAGCGTAA
- a CDS encoding PAS domain S-box protein, whose translation MESLDISALKQWCKDEQSFKKVKAFVQDVVDEAEELEKRLNLLESAVRSDYDSILVTELSLEKPGPRIVYVNDGFCEMTGYSKEEVIGKTPRILQGPKTDREVLDNLKRRLKEGQSFFGQAVNYRKDGTEFVNQWDIHPLTDKDGNITHWVSYQHDITERKRAEEYLVDQKVEFDGLREESQRTVVDVDVQGNIVMANKAFRELVGYSKDELKQIKIWDLLPDKYMKSIKGRFDKEDEDAYFNDEEFKGIINHKNGFPIQVKGTTSILDLKDQKLIRAEVENISLKKRIMDTLKKRNKDFSRVVQRASEFNYVVELQDGRPVFKTVSEEFSEVTGLSADAVVGKGDVANFVHADDVEAFENHLQKVFEGEESTCKYRLKNKQGQYVEVLDYGKPQWDQESKDVVSISCAVSVDPAYEKTKV comes from the coding sequence ATGGAATCATTGGATATCAGCGCACTTAAACAGTGGTGCAAGGACGAACAATCTTTTAAAAAGGTAAAAGCCTTTGTACAGGATGTTGTTGATGAAGCGGAAGAATTGGAGAAAAGATTAAATTTGCTTGAGTCAGCAGTTCGAAGTGACTACGATTCCATACTCGTAACAGAACTCTCTCTCGAAAAGCCGGGTCCGAGAATTGTATATGTTAACGATGGGTTTTGCGAGATGACTGGCTATTCCAAAGAAGAGGTTATTGGCAAAACGCCTCGTATTTTGCAGGGCCCTAAAACAGATCGCGAAGTGTTGGATAACTTGAAACGACGGCTTAAGGAGGGGCAGTCGTTTTTTGGGCAGGCCGTAAATTACCGTAAGGATGGAACGGAGTTTGTTAACCAGTGGGATATACATCCGTTAACTGACAAGGATGGGAATATCACGCATTGGGTTTCCTATCAGCATGACATAACCGAGCGAAAGCGAGCTGAAGAGTACTTGGTTGATCAGAAAGTAGAGTTCGATGGACTACGGGAAGAATCGCAGCGAACGGTTGTTGACGTTGATGTGCAGGGTAACATCGTGATGGCCAATAAGGCTTTTCGCGAGTTAGTAGGTTATAGCAAGGATGAGTTAAAGCAGATTAAGATTTGGGATTTGCTTCCGGACAAGTATATGAAATCCATCAAAGGTCGGTTTGATAAGGAAGACGAAGATGCCTATTTCAACGATGAGGAGTTTAAGGGGATTATTAATCATAAGAATGGATTTCCTATTCAGGTGAAGGGAACGACATCAATTTTGGACCTGAAGGATCAAAAACTTATTCGAGCTGAGGTTGAAAACATATCCCTCAAAAAGCGTATTATGGATACGTTAAAAAAGAGAAATAAAGATTTTAGCCGCGTAGTACAGCGGGCCTCTGAGTTTAATTATGTGGTTGAATTACAAGATGGAAGGCCGGTTTTTAAGACGGTGTCTGAGGAATTTTCCGAAGTTACCGGTCTTTCGGCAGATGCGGTCGTAGGAAAAGGAGATGTGGCTAATTTTGTCCATGCCGATGATGTTGAAGCTTTTGAAAATCATCTTCAGAAAGTGTTTGAGGGTGAAGAATCTACCTGCAAATATCGTCTTAAAAATAAGCAAGGCCAATATGTTGAAGTTTTAGATTATGGTAAGCCCCAATGGGATCAGGAAAGTAAGGATGTTGTTTCGATAAGTTGTGCTGTTTCGGTTGATCCGGCGTATGAAAAAACAAAAGTATGA
- a CDS encoding acyl-CoA dehydrogenase, producing MDNIDQQMPALTKLTEDEKMLQDAARDFAESAIKPKVHEMDEQAKLDPDLVQEFFDMGLMGIEIPETYGGGGGSFFMSIVAIEQISRVDASAGVFMDVQNTLVNNAFLNFGSKEVKEKYLPQLATEKVGAYCLSEAGSGSDAFALKTSAKEEGDYYVLNGSKMWITNANEADIFLVFATVDRDAGYKGITAFIVERDFEGFSVSKKENKLGIRASSTCEILLEDCKVPKENVLGEVGKGYKVAIETLNEGRIGIGAQMIGIAQGALDATLEYTKEREQFGQAISDFQGVQFQLAKMATDIETARLLVYNAARMKENGDNFLKEAAMAKYHASEVAEDVSSQAVDLFGGYGYVKEYPVEKYYRDAKIGKIYEGTSNMQLNTIAKLLLK from the coding sequence ATGGATAATATAGATCAACAGATGCCCGCATTAACGAAATTAACTGAAGATGAAAAAATGTTGCAGGATGCGGCGCGGGATTTCGCGGAGAGTGCCATCAAGCCAAAAGTGCATGAGATGGATGAGCAGGCGAAGCTGGATCCTGATTTAGTACAGGAGTTTTTTGATATGGGGCTGATGGGCATCGAAATCCCAGAAACATACGGCGGGGGTGGCGGATCGTTTTTTATGTCAATCGTAGCTATTGAACAGATTTCACGTGTTGATGCTTCGGCCGGGGTGTTTATGGATGTGCAGAACACGCTCGTTAACAATGCTTTTCTAAATTTTGGAAGTAAAGAGGTTAAAGAAAAGTATCTGCCACAGCTGGCTACTGAAAAGGTAGGGGCGTATTGTTTGTCAGAGGCTGGTTCCGGTAGTGACGCCTTTGCACTGAAAACATCGGCTAAAGAAGAGGGTGATTACTATGTGTTGAATGGCTCCAAAATGTGGATTACTAATGCCAATGAGGCTGATATCTTTCTGGTATTTGCAACGGTTGACCGTGATGCGGGATACAAAGGGATTACAGCATTTATTGTTGAACGTGATTTTGAGGGATTTTCGGTATCGAAAAAAGAAAATAAGCTCGGTATCCGCGCCAGTTCAACTTGCGAAATTTTGCTGGAAGACTGTAAGGTCCCCAAAGAGAATGTATTGGGGGAAGTTGGAAAAGGATACAAGGTTGCTATTGAAACACTCAACGAGGGACGTATTGGTATTGGTGCACAAATGATCGGTATTGCTCAGGGCGCGTTGGATGCCACATTGGAGTACACCAAAGAGCGTGAGCAGTTTGGGCAGGCTATTTCTGATTTCCAGGGGGTTCAGTTCCAGTTGGCCAAAATGGCGACAGATATTGAAACGGCTCGATTGCTGGTGTATAATGCCGCCCGAATGAAAGAAAATGGTGATAACTTTCTCAAAGAAGCAGCTATGGCAAAGTATCATGCCTCAGAAGTAGCCGAGGATGTAAGTTCCCAAGCGGTTGATCTGTTTGGTGGATACGGTTATGTAAAAGAGTATCCGGTAGAAAAATATTACCGTGATGCAAAGATTGGTAAAATCTATGAGGGAACTTCTAACATGCAGCTGAATACCATTGCCAAACTATTGTTGAAATAA
- a CDS encoding methylmalonyl-CoA mutase family protein, translating to MSNSDSTTLSLFEEFPPVSTDEWEEVIKQDLKGANYKEKLRWQTGEGIEPLPFYRRQDLSDVDRTDPIPKRYADDNANDWEVRTPVFANNITGANERARDILQRGAQALSFKLRVRRTEGALGGDLSGLPIQNQHDFSALLDDILLEETTLHFDAALASPTPLAMLWNEAQTQNLDSQQVWATFSYDPFIYLLEHGQYPKGREAISQDIQQLAQFSSQQLPGVRPLSIDARFYHNSGATIVQELGYAMASASEYLALLTEADLPLNKAADTLNFNFSIGSNYFLEIAKFRAARLLWKNLVEAYDGDADQQQAYIHGETSRWNKTLYDPYTNMLRTSTEGMSAAIAGCDSLTILPFDEHFRQPDDFSQRIARNQQLILREESYLNKVEDPAAGSYYIEQLTNQIAEQAWNIFKEIEKEGGLFEAIENGTVQSAIQQSQKQRDQSIAKRGRTFVGTNQYTNPDDNMRDEISKTGQTVALHKSEEINIESDSENLVKYLADAFSQQANIADVIAKLFDYGRQQYRTVSPYRGAQAFEELRLATENHKSTPKVLNLPLGNKSWRKGRATFSANFFGCAGYNIEDPIGFEDVNKALEAIKNEQPDIAVICSSDKEYKELVPAICDGINQLDQQPIIVLAGYPKEDIESYKKAGVDEFIYAKCNVLKTLTRFQQKLNIIEN from the coding sequence ATGAGCAACTCTGATTCCACCACGCTATCTCTTTTTGAAGAATTCCCACCCGTTTCCACAGACGAATGGGAAGAAGTTATTAAACAAGATTTAAAAGGTGCCAACTATAAAGAAAAACTTCGCTGGCAAACAGGCGAAGGCATCGAACCGCTTCCTTTTTATCGCCGGCAAGATCTATCGGATGTTGACCGAACTGATCCCATCCCCAAAAGATACGCCGATGACAATGCGAACGATTGGGAAGTCCGAACCCCGGTTTTTGCTAATAACATAACTGGGGCAAATGAAAGAGCACGTGATATCCTTCAACGAGGTGCACAAGCTTTGTCATTTAAACTGCGTGTACGTAGAACAGAAGGAGCACTTGGTGGAGATCTTTCAGGCCTGCCGATCCAAAACCAACATGATTTTTCTGCTCTCCTTGATGATATACTCCTGGAGGAAACGACCCTTCATTTTGATGCGGCACTTGCCTCACCAACCCCACTGGCCATGCTTTGGAATGAGGCACAAACCCAAAACCTCGATTCCCAACAAGTATGGGCCACTTTTAGTTACGATCCGTTCATATATTTATTGGAACATGGACAATATCCTAAAGGTAGAGAAGCCATATCTCAAGATATTCAGCAGTTAGCACAATTTTCATCACAGCAACTGCCGGGCGTTCGCCCCCTTTCTATAGATGCTCGTTTTTATCACAACAGTGGGGCTACCATCGTGCAAGAGTTAGGATATGCGATGGCTTCAGCATCGGAGTATTTGGCGTTATTAACAGAGGCCGACCTACCACTGAATAAAGCAGCAGATACCCTCAACTTTAATTTTTCCATAGGCTCAAATTACTTTCTGGAAATTGCCAAATTTCGAGCAGCCCGGCTCCTTTGGAAAAATCTGGTTGAAGCTTACGATGGGGATGCCGATCAACAGCAAGCATATATTCACGGCGAAACCTCTCGCTGGAATAAAACACTTTACGATCCCTATACCAATATGCTTCGCACATCTACCGAGGGGATGTCGGCTGCTATAGCAGGATGTGACTCCCTGACCATTTTACCGTTCGATGAGCACTTTCGTCAGCCGGATGATTTTTCACAGCGTATTGCCCGAAATCAGCAGCTTATTCTGCGAGAGGAATCATATCTTAATAAAGTTGAAGACCCGGCGGCCGGCTCCTATTACATTGAACAACTAACAAATCAGATTGCAGAACAGGCCTGGAATATTTTCAAAGAAATAGAAAAAGAGGGCGGATTATTTGAGGCTATCGAAAACGGGACTGTACAGTCAGCCATTCAGCAATCGCAAAAGCAGCGCGACCAATCTATTGCCAAACGGGGACGTACGTTTGTAGGTACAAACCAGTACACGAATCCTGATGACAACATGCGTGATGAGATTAGCAAAACCGGACAAACGGTGGCACTGCACAAATCAGAAGAAATTAATATTGAAAGTGATTCCGAAAACCTTGTAAAATATCTGGCTGACGCCTTTTCGCAGCAAGCTAATATTGCGGATGTTATTGCCAAACTTTTCGACTATGGTCGTCAGCAATATCGAACCGTGTCACCTTACCGTGGAGCCCAGGCTTTTGAAGAGCTTCGCCTGGCCACCGAGAATCACAAATCAACGCCCAAAGTCCTCAACCTACCATTGGGCAACAAATCATGGCGTAAAGGACGGGCAACATTCTCAGCTAATTTCTTCGGCTGTGCCGGTTATAATATCGAAGATCCCATTGGTTTCGAAGATGTGAATAAAGCCCTGGAAGCCATTAAAAATGAGCAGCCTGATATTGCCGTTATTTGCAGCTCGGACAAGGAATACAAAGAGCTCGTTCCTGCCATTTGTGATGGCATAAACCAGTTAGATCAGCAACCAATTATTGTGCTTGCAGGCTATCCCAAAGAAGATATTGAAAGCTATAAAAAAGCCGGCGTTGATGAGTTCATTTATGCAAAATGCAATGTGCTGAAAACACTAACTCGCTTTCAACAAAAATTGAACATAATTGAGAATTAA
- the scpA gene encoding methylmalonyl-CoA mutase, with product MRPDFSDIEFDSSLSTNSKTNGETWNTAEEIPVKPQFTKADIEDLEHLDYAAGIPPYLRGPYSTMYTFRPWTIRQYAGFSTAEESNEFYRKALAQGQKGLSVAFDLATHRGYDSDHPRVSGDVGKAGVAIDSILDMKVLFDQIPLDEMSVSMTMNGAVIPIMAFYIVTAEEQGASKDELAGTIQNDILKEFMVRNTYIYPPKPSMRIIGDIFEYTSQHMPKFNSISVSGYHMQEAGATCDIELAYTLADGLEYLRTGIDAGLDVDDFAPRISFFWAIGMNHFMEIAKMRAARMLWAKLVKRFDPQNPKSMSLRTHSQTSGWSLTKQDPYNNVARTTIEAMAAALGHTQSLHTNALDEAIALPTDFSARIARNTQIYLQEETGITKAVDPWAGSHYVEYLTDRIARRAWELIEEVEELGGMAKAIETGVPKMRIEEAAAKKQARIDSGKETIVGVNKYQLDKEEPIDILEVDNEKVRKAQLDRLEKLRNQRNEEEVRSALNKITKVAESGDGNLLQAAVEAARKRATLGEISDAMEKEFGRYTATVRSVSGVYSSEIDKDENFKKAQQLADKFAQLAGRRPRIMVAKMGQDGHDRGAKVISTSFADLGFDVDIGPLFQTPEEAARQAAENDVHILGVSSLAGGHKTLVPQVLDELERLGRDDIMVIVGGVVPEQDYEFLYDKGVVGIFGPGTVISLAAQQILEILIDSQK from the coding sequence ATGAGACCTGATTTTTCTGACATAGAGTTCGACTCGTCACTGTCTACTAATTCCAAGACAAATGGTGAAACGTGGAATACCGCTGAAGAAATTCCAGTTAAGCCACAGTTTACGAAGGCAGACATCGAAGATTTAGAACACCTCGACTATGCCGCTGGTATCCCGCCCTACCTGCGCGGACCGTATTCCACCATGTATACCTTTCGTCCATGGACGATTCGACAATATGCCGGATTTTCAACAGCAGAGGAATCCAACGAATTTTATCGCAAGGCGCTGGCGCAAGGACAAAAAGGCCTTTCCGTTGCTTTTGACCTTGCCACACACCGTGGCTACGACTCTGATCATCCGCGGGTATCCGGTGATGTCGGTAAAGCGGGCGTTGCCATTGATTCCATCCTGGACATGAAAGTACTTTTCGACCAGATTCCCCTTGACGAGATGTCGGTATCGATGACCATGAATGGAGCCGTCATTCCGATTATGGCATTTTATATTGTCACAGCTGAGGAACAAGGCGCATCCAAAGATGAGCTGGCGGGCACCATCCAAAACGACATCCTCAAAGAATTTATGGTGCGTAATACCTATATCTATCCCCCCAAGCCGTCAATGCGCATCATTGGTGATATCTTTGAATACACCTCCCAACACATGCCTAAATTCAATTCTATTTCAGTTTCAGGCTATCATATGCAAGAGGCCGGGGCAACCTGTGATATTGAGTTGGCCTACACCTTGGCTGATGGACTCGAATATCTGCGAACAGGCATTGACGCCGGGCTTGACGTCGATGATTTTGCCCCTCGTATTTCCTTTTTCTGGGCTATCGGGATGAATCACTTTATGGAAATTGCTAAGATGCGGGCCGCCCGTATGCTCTGGGCTAAGCTGGTCAAACGCTTTGATCCCCAAAACCCCAAGTCAATGTCCCTGCGTACGCACAGTCAAACATCGGGATGGAGCCTAACAAAGCAAGATCCTTATAATAATGTGGCGCGAACAACAATTGAAGCCATGGCCGCAGCACTGGGGCACACACAATCACTGCATACCAATGCACTGGATGAAGCTATAGCCCTGCCGACCGACTTTTCGGCTCGTATTGCACGCAACACGCAAATCTACCTGCAAGAAGAAACGGGTATTACCAAAGCTGTTGACCCGTGGGCAGGTTCGCATTATGTAGAGTACTTGACCGACCGCATTGCGCGGCGTGCCTGGGAACTCATTGAGGAAGTTGAAGAGTTAGGCGGAATGGCCAAAGCGATAGAAACCGGTGTTCCCAAAATGCGGATCGAAGAAGCAGCGGCCAAAAAACAAGCCCGCATCGATTCTGGTAAAGAAACCATTGTAGGGGTTAATAAATATCAGCTTGACAAAGAAGAGCCGATTGATATTCTTGAGGTTGATAATGAAAAAGTCCGAAAGGCACAGTTGGACCGGCTCGAAAAACTTCGCAACCAACGCAATGAAGAGGAAGTTCGGTCGGCTCTTAACAAGATTACGAAAGTTGCTGAATCCGGCGATGGGAATTTGTTACAAGCAGCCGTAGAAGCTGCTCGAAAACGGGCCACACTCGGCGAAATATCCGATGCGATGGAGAAAGAGTTCGGACGATATACCGCAACCGTAAGATCAGTATCAGGCGTGTATTCTTCAGAAATAGATAAAGACGAAAACTTTAAAAAGGCTCAGCAGCTGGCCGATAAGTTTGCCCAGCTGGCCGGACGACGCCCGCGTATCATGGTCGCCAAAATGGGGCAGGACGGTCACGACCGTGGTGCCAAAGTAATTTCGACCAGCTTTGCCGATCTCGGCTTCGATGTCGATATCGGTCCGCTGTTCCAGACGCCTGAGGAAGCTGCCCGTCAAGCCGCTGAAAATGACGTACATATTTTAGGGGTTTCGAGCCTGGCCGGAGGACATAAAACGCTGGTGCCCCAAGTGCTGGATGAACTTGAACGTCTGGGACGAGATGATATCATGGTGATTGTGGGGGGCGTCGTTCCTGAACAGGATTATGAATTTCTCTATGATAAGGGGGTCGTTGGCATTTTTGGTCCGGGAACCGTTATTTCACTGGCTGCCCAACAGATCTTGGAGATACTTATCGATTCGCAGAAATAA
- the meaB gene encoding methylmalonyl Co-A mutase-associated GTPase MeaB → MPDKNKNNDSSLSVNEGVEQNNAINTKGLERFKNSRSSLSLDEYVEGIKSGDRTILSRAITLIESTKTEHRETAQDIIEACLPETGDSIRIGITGVPGVGKSTFIESLGNYIIDQGSKLAVLAIDPSSTRTKGSILGDKTRMETLANSNQAFIRPSPTGGSLGGVARKTRETIYLCEAAGYDTIFIETVGVGQSETAVHSMVDFFLLLMLAGAGDELQGIKRGIMEMADAIAINKVDEATEKAVSQAVREYKNALHLYPETKSGWSPKVTTCSALTEKGIPDIWEMIQKYMQLTKKNGYFQDNRNRQAKHWMYDTISNRLTEHFYNNPAVKKEQQEIEQEVLNGKMSSFKAAQQLLDLYFESL, encoded by the coding sequence TTGCCTGACAAAAACAAAAATAACGACTCTTCTCTTTCGGTAAATGAGGGCGTGGAGCAAAATAACGCTATCAACACTAAGGGGCTGGAGCGTTTTAAAAATAGCCGTTCCTCGCTTTCGCTGGATGAGTATGTCGAGGGTATTAAATCAGGCGATCGTACTATTCTAAGCCGAGCGATTACACTCATCGAAAGTACCAAGACTGAGCATCGTGAAACTGCACAAGATATCATCGAAGCCTGCCTGCCCGAAACTGGTGATTCTATTCGTATTGGTATTACCGGCGTACCGGGCGTCGGCAAAAGTACATTTATTGAATCTTTGGGCAATTATATTATTGATCAGGGTAGTAAATTGGCCGTTCTGGCTATTGATCCCAGCAGCACACGTACCAAGGGCAGTATTCTGGGCGATAAAACGCGCATGGAAACGCTGGCCAACAGTAATCAAGCATTTATTCGCCCATCACCCACGGGCGGTTCACTCGGCGGTGTAGCTCGCAAAACGCGCGAAACGATTTATCTCTGTGAAGCAGCTGGCTATGATACTATTTTTATTGAAACCGTTGGTGTAGGCCAGTCTGAAACGGCCGTACATTCTATGGTGGATTTCTTTTTGCTATTGATGTTGGCCGGAGCAGGCGATGAGCTACAGGGTATTAAGCGAGGTATTATGGAGATGGCGGATGCTATTGCCATTAATAAGGTTGATGAGGCAACCGAAAAAGCAGTCAGTCAAGCGGTACGTGAATACAAAAATGCGCTTCATTTATATCCAGAAACAAAATCGGGGTGGAGCCCAAAGGTTACAACCTGTTCAGCGTTAACGGAAAAAGGTATCCCTGATATCTGGGAAATGATCCAGAAGTACATGCAGCTGACCAAGAAGAACGGTTATTTTCAGGACAACAGAAATCGTCAGGCTAAACACTGGATGTATGACACTATTTCGAATCGCCTGACGGAACATTTCTATAATAACCCTGCTGTTAAGAAGGAACAGCAAGAAATTGAGCAAGAAGTCTTAAATGGAAAGATGAGCTCGTTTAAGGCCGCACAGCAATTGTTGGATCTTTATTTTGAGTCGCTGTAA